A window of Oncorhynchus tshawytscha isolate Ot180627B linkage group LG10, Otsh_v2.0, whole genome shotgun sequence contains these coding sequences:
- the LOC121847495 gene encoding zinc finger protein 160-like, producing MSNTVSFSTQIAAIMDVLSKAAVAEITKLVDEGTVVLRLEMCRKENEIEGLQNSLQLMERELRKAQREAATRVTNDRQHAEEIQVGSGTPQKGDEENQKGQTMPVEDPVESFNELQRSGHLEEARGGLEFLVKAEQVEEHVAQGTIQDPGITDSVDFRMDERDSQLWSSVTQGLSGNNSGHPDGSYSTGRCLQMFSSQADQYPAPIPSHPSCNSLSIVGKPLDDIFSTVPLKVEPERHPVYHDDAMSESIHVVQGQYRDTLHPVVREGLILHPRMQQPGPSSQGLLRATEITSESHSHNQEHILNKNRLKTKRLVNVWRAVPNQKVLICSLCGKSFHRHCQLEAHQHSHAGVKPYRCLECGKSFTQKQRLKSHQSVHTGERPFSCRLCGKRFARQDNCQTHERFHSGQKPFSCVLCGKSFTVLCNLKLHQKHQCK from the exons ATGTCTAACACTGTTTCTTTCAGTACACAAATAGCTGCAATCATGGATGTGCTATCAAAGGCAGCAGTTGCAGAAATAACCAAACTTGTAGACGAGGGCACCGTCGTGCTACGGCTTGAAATGTGTCGGAAAGAAAATGAGATAGAAGGGCTTCAAAATAGTTTACAGCTGATGGAAAGAGAATTGAGGAAAGCTCAACGAGAAGCAGCAACACGAGTGACAAATGACAGGCAACATGCTGAGGAAATCCAGGTTGGGAGTGGGACTCCACAAAAAG GTGATGAAGAGAACCAAAAAGGCCAAACCATGCCTGTAGAGGACCCAGTAGAGAGCTTCAATGAGTTGCAGCGTTCTGGACACCTTGAAGAGGCGAGGGGTGGACTGGAGTTTCTGGTGAAAGCAGAGCAGGTGGAAGAACATGTAGCCCAGGGAACCATACAAGATCCAGGAATCACAGACAGTGTGGACTTTAGAATGGACGAGAGAGATAGTCAGCTGTGGTCCTCTGTTACACAAGGACTAAGTGGGAATAATTCTGGCCACCCAGATGGGTCTTACTCTACAGGGAGATGCTTACAGATGTTCTCATCTCAGGCAGATCAATATCCcgctcccatcccatcccatccttcCTGTAACTCTTTGTCCATTGTAGGGAAACCACTGGATGACATATTCAGCACTGTCCCACTGAAAGTAGAGCCTGAGAGGCATCCTGTGTATCATGACGATGCCATGTCTGAGTCCATACATGTTGTGCAGGGGCAGTACAGAGATACTTTGCATCCTGTTGTGAGGGAGGGCTTGATTTTACAtcccagaatgcagcagccaggaccTTCTTCACAAGGGCTCTTGAGAGCAACTGAGATTACATCAGAGTCTCACTCACACAACCAAGAGCATATTCTTAATAAGAACAGATTGAAAACAAAGAGGTTGGTAAATGTTTGGAGAGCTGTAccaaaccaaaaagtgttaatctGCTCATTGTGTGGAAAGAGCTTCCACCGCCATTGTCAACTTGAAGCACACCAACACTCTCATGCTGGAGTCAAGCCATACAGATGTCTTGAGTGTGGGAAAAGTTTTACTCAGAAACAAAGACTTAAGTCACATCAGAGTGTTCACACGGGTGAGAGACCTTTCAGTTGCAGACTCTGTGGCAAGAGGTTTGCAAGGCAGGACAACTGCCAAACACATGAGCGATTTCACAGTGGACAAAAGCCATTTAGTTGTGTGCTGTGTGGTAAAAGTTTCACAGTTCTCTGTAACCTCAAACTACATCAAAAACATCAATGTAAGTAA